A window of the Helianthus annuus cultivar XRQ/B chromosome 4, HanXRQr2.0-SUNRISE, whole genome shotgun sequence genome harbors these coding sequences:
- the LOC110937555 gene encoding bifunctional fucokinase/fucose pyrophosphorylase isoform X1, with protein MNKQLDLEQVLRKSWYRLRLSVRSPSRVPTWDAIVLTAASPEQAALYQWQLKRAVRMGRISDSTVTLAVPDPDGHRIGSGAATLNAILALANYYNNSQQVANDGNDGSYMPSESSETEVSASMIDFLKKQHILLLHAGGDSKRVPWANPMGKVFLPLPYLAADDPDGPVPLLFDHILAISSCARQAYKNEGGLFIMTGDVLPCFDASSMVLPEDTACIITVPITLDIASNHGVIVASKTGNSDESFSVNPVANLLQKPSVQELNNHHALLDDGRTLLDTGIIAVRGKAWEDLATLSCLSQPFISQLLNTRKEMSLYEDLVAAWVPAKHEWLKSRPLGEELVRRLGKQTMYSYCAYDLLFLHFGTSSEVLDHLSGTGSGLVGRRHLCSVPATTMSDIASSAIIISSKVSPDVSIGDNSLVYDSSISSGVQIGSLSVVVGVNLPEKTDKFLLPDRHCLWEVPLIGCTERVIVYCGLHDNPKIPVSENGTFCGKPWEKVLEDLGIYENDLWSSREMCLWNAKLFPVLPYFDMLRLANWLMGLENNEENEGFYNLWKMSKRVSLEELHRSIDFPQMCLISSNHQADLAAKIAKACLTFGLLGRNLSQLCQEILQMEDSGEKICTNFLELCPNLQTKNSKIVPKSRAYQVQVDLLHACGNREKAIEVEHQVWAAVADETASAVRYGFKEHLFQSPNQTSSNGNGSNNVGQSQTFFHKKVKVELPVRVDFVGGWSDTPPWSLERAGCVLNMAITLDDSLPIGTVIETTQTPGLLITDDASNELYIKDISSIAAPFDDNDPFRLVKSALLVTGVVHDKNMGPDTSMGLRVKTWARIPRGSGLGTSSILSAAVVKGLLRLFDGDESNENVARLVLVLEQIMGTGGGWQDQIGGLYPGIKFTTSFPGIPLRLQVIPLLASPRLVTELQERLLVVFTGQVRLAHQVLQKVVARYLQRDNLLISSIKRLAELAKTGREALMNCHIDELGEIMMETWRLHQELDPHCSNQFVDSLFAFADRYCCGYKLVGAGGGGFALLLAKNVENALRLKRALEGNREFDVKVYNWSVCLDT; from the exons ATGAACAAACAGTTAGACTTAGAACAAGTATTGAGAAAATCATGGTACCGGTTACGATTATCGGTTCGTTCGCCATCTAGGGTTCCGACATGGGATGCTATTGTTTTAACGGCGGCTAGCCCTGAACAAGCAGCGCTTTATCAATGGCAACTCAAACGAGCTGTACGGATGGGTCGGATCTCCGATTCTACTGTTACTCTTGCTGTACCCGACCCGGATGGCCACCGGATCGGTTCTGGTGCAGCCACTCTCAATGCCATTCTCGCTCTAGCCAATTATTATAACAATTCTCAG CAGGTAGCAAACGACGGTAACGATGGATCTTATATGCCCAGTGAAAGCTCCGAGACTGAAGTTTCCGCATCGATGATTGACTTTCTAAAAAAACAACATATATTACTGCTGCATGCAGGTGGTGACTCTAAGCGGGTCCCATGGGCAAATCCTATGGGGAAAGTCTTCTTGCCGCTTCCATATCTTGCAGCTGATGACCCCGATGGACCCGTACCCTTGCTTTTTGATCATATACTTGCAATATCTTCCTGTGCTAGACAAGCTTATAAAAATGAAG GTGGGCTGTTCATCATGACTGGTGATGTGCTTCCATGTTTTGATGCATCTTCTATGGTTCTACCGGAAGATACCGCCTGCATCATCACGGTCCCCATCACTCTCGATATCGCTTCCAATCATGGTGTTATTGTGGCATCAAAAACTGGgaattcagatgaaagtttttcAGTTAATCCTGTTGCAAATCTACTTCAAAAACCTAGCGTACAGGAGCTTAACAACCACCATGCACTACTTGATGACGGTAGAACATTGCTTGATACCGGTATCATAGCGGTTAGAGGTAAAGCTTGGGAAGATCTTGCTACGCTTTCGTGTTTGAGCCAACCGTTCATCTCACAACTGCTGAATACTAGAAAAGAG ATGAGTTTATATGAAGACCTTGTAGCCGCATGGGTACCAGCAAAGCACGAATGGTTAAAATCAAGACCTTTGGGTGAAGAACTTGTGAGAAGATTGGGGAAACAAACCATGTATAGCTATTGTGCTT ATGATCTGTTGTTCTTGCACTTTGGAACATCAAGTGAAGTTTTAGATCACTTAAGTGGGACCGGTTCAGGACTTGTGGGCCGAAGGCATCTCTGTTCCGTTCCCGCAACGACGATGTCCGATATTGCATCATCTGCTATTATAATTTCTAGCAAAGTTTCACCCGATGTATCAATCGGTGATAATTCTCTCGTATACGATTCATCAATTTCAAGTGGAGTACAAATCGGTTCCCTATCTGTGGTAGTTGGTGTTAATTTACCTGAGAAAACGGATAAATTTCTTCTTCCTGATCGGCATTGTCTTTGGGAGGTACCTTTAATCGGCTGTACTGAACGGGTGATCGTGTATTGTGGTCTTCACGATAATCCCAAAATTCCCGTTTCGGAAAACGGTACGTTTTGTGGAAAACCATGGGAGAAGGTTCTAGAAGATCTCGGAATTTACGAAAATGATTTATGGAGTTCTCGAGAAATGTGTTTATGGAATGCGAAACTTTTTCCGGTTCTTCCGTATTTTGATATGCTTCGTCTTGCAAACTGGCTTATGGGGCTAGAAAATAACGAGGAAAACGAAGGGTTTTATAATTTATGGAAAATGTCTAAACGGGTCAGCTTAGAGGAGTTGCATAGATCGATTGACTTCCCGCAAATGTGTTTAATTTCCAGTAATCATCAAGCGGATCTTGCGGCTAAAATTGCTAAAGCGTGTCTTACGTTTGGTTTGCTTGGGAGAAATTTATCGCAGTTGTGTCAAGAGATTTTGCAAATGGAAGATTCCGGAGAGAAAATATGTACAAATTTTTTGGAATTGTGTCCGAATCTACAGACGAAAAATTCCAAAATTGTCCCTAAAAGCCGAGCATACCAGGTGCAGGTTGATCTTCTACATGCATGTGGTAATCGTGAAAAGGCGATCGAAGTTGAACACCAAGTATGGGCTGCTGTTGCCGATGAAACCGCTTCAGCAGTCAGATATGGTTTTAAAG AGCATCTCTTTCAATCCCCCAATCAGACATCATCTAACGGAAATGGGAGCAATAATGTGGGTCAAAGTCAAACTTTCTTCCACAAAAAAGTCAAAGTTGAGTTACCTGTTCGAGTCGACTTTGTCGGTGGTTGGAGTGATACTCCACCATGGAGCTTAGAACGTGCTGGATGTGTTCTCAATATGGCGATAACTTTGGACGATTCTCTCCCTATTGGAACGGTTATAGAAACTACGCAAACGCCTGGATTATTAATTACCGATGATGCTTCAAATGAGCTATATATAAAAGATATTTCCTCTATTGCGGCCCCATTTGACGATAATGACCCGTTTCGGTTAGTCAAGTCTGCTTTACTTGTTACGGGCGTTGTTCATGATAAGAACATGGGTCCGGATACCTCCATGGGTTTACGGGTCAAAACATGGGCCAGGATTCCTCGTGGAAGTGGGCTGGGGACTTCTAGCATTTTATCTGCAGCTGTTGTGAAAGGGCTTCTTCGTCTTTTTGATGGAGATGAAAGTAATGAAAACGTTGCTAGACTTGTGTTGGTACTTGAACAGATAATGGGCACTGGTGGTGGCTGGCAGGATCAAATTGGCGGTTTATACCCCGGTATAAAATTTACCACCAGTTTTCCAGGAATACCCCTGCGTCTTCAAGTTATTCCGCTTTTGGCTTCTCCTAGATTAGTTACTGAGCTGCAGGAACGGCTGCTTGTTGTTTTTACTGGTCAG GTTCGGCTTGCACACCAAGTACTCCAAAAGGTTGTAGCTCGATATCTCCAAAGGGATAATCTTCTTATATCAAGCATCAAACGTCTTGCTGAGCTGGCAAAAACCGGGAGGGAAGCTTTAATGAACTGCCACATAGACGAACTTGGGGAGATAATGATGGAGACTTGGAGGTTGCACCAAGAGCTTGATCCCCACTGCAGTAACCAGTTTGTTGATAGCCTTTTTGCTTTCGCTGACCGTTATTGTTGCGGGTACAAGCTTGTTGGTGCTGGGGGTGGAGGTTTTGCACTACTACTAGCTAAAAATGTCGAAAATGCCCTCCGATTGAAACGTGCGCTTGAAGGAAACCGTGAGTTTGATGTTAAGGTTTATAATTGGAGTGTATGTTTAGATACGTAG
- the LOC110937555 gene encoding bifunctional fucokinase/fucose pyrophosphorylase isoform X2 produces the protein MNKQLDLEQVLRKSWYRLRLSVRSPSRVPTWDAIVLTAASPEQAALYQWQLKRAVRMGRISDSTVTLAVPDPDGHRIGSGAATLNAILALANYYNNSQVANDGNDGSYMPSESSETEVSASMIDFLKKQHILLLHAGGDSKRVPWANPMGKVFLPLPYLAADDPDGPVPLLFDHILAISSCARQAYKNEGGLFIMTGDVLPCFDASSMVLPEDTACIITVPITLDIASNHGVIVASKTGNSDESFSVNPVANLLQKPSVQELNNHHALLDDGRTLLDTGIIAVRGKAWEDLATLSCLSQPFISQLLNTRKEMSLYEDLVAAWVPAKHEWLKSRPLGEELVRRLGKQTMYSYCAYDLLFLHFGTSSEVLDHLSGTGSGLVGRRHLCSVPATTMSDIASSAIIISSKVSPDVSIGDNSLVYDSSISSGVQIGSLSVVVGVNLPEKTDKFLLPDRHCLWEVPLIGCTERVIVYCGLHDNPKIPVSENGTFCGKPWEKVLEDLGIYENDLWSSREMCLWNAKLFPVLPYFDMLRLANWLMGLENNEENEGFYNLWKMSKRVSLEELHRSIDFPQMCLISSNHQADLAAKIAKACLTFGLLGRNLSQLCQEILQMEDSGEKICTNFLELCPNLQTKNSKIVPKSRAYQVQVDLLHACGNREKAIEVEHQVWAAVADETASAVRYGFKEHLFQSPNQTSSNGNGSNNVGQSQTFFHKKVKVELPVRVDFVGGWSDTPPWSLERAGCVLNMAITLDDSLPIGTVIETTQTPGLLITDDASNELYIKDISSIAAPFDDNDPFRLVKSALLVTGVVHDKNMGPDTSMGLRVKTWARIPRGSGLGTSSILSAAVVKGLLRLFDGDESNENVARLVLVLEQIMGTGGGWQDQIGGLYPGIKFTTSFPGIPLRLQVIPLLASPRLVTELQERLLVVFTGQVRLAHQVLQKVVARYLQRDNLLISSIKRLAELAKTGREALMNCHIDELGEIMMETWRLHQELDPHCSNQFVDSLFAFADRYCCGYKLVGAGGGGFALLLAKNVENALRLKRALEGNREFDVKVYNWSVCLDT, from the exons ATGAACAAACAGTTAGACTTAGAACAAGTATTGAGAAAATCATGGTACCGGTTACGATTATCGGTTCGTTCGCCATCTAGGGTTCCGACATGGGATGCTATTGTTTTAACGGCGGCTAGCCCTGAACAAGCAGCGCTTTATCAATGGCAACTCAAACGAGCTGTACGGATGGGTCGGATCTCCGATTCTACTGTTACTCTTGCTGTACCCGACCCGGATGGCCACCGGATCGGTTCTGGTGCAGCCACTCTCAATGCCATTCTCGCTCTAGCCAATTATTATAACAATTCTCAG GTAGCAAACGACGGTAACGATGGATCTTATATGCCCAGTGAAAGCTCCGAGACTGAAGTTTCCGCATCGATGATTGACTTTCTAAAAAAACAACATATATTACTGCTGCATGCAGGTGGTGACTCTAAGCGGGTCCCATGGGCAAATCCTATGGGGAAAGTCTTCTTGCCGCTTCCATATCTTGCAGCTGATGACCCCGATGGACCCGTACCCTTGCTTTTTGATCATATACTTGCAATATCTTCCTGTGCTAGACAAGCTTATAAAAATGAAG GTGGGCTGTTCATCATGACTGGTGATGTGCTTCCATGTTTTGATGCATCTTCTATGGTTCTACCGGAAGATACCGCCTGCATCATCACGGTCCCCATCACTCTCGATATCGCTTCCAATCATGGTGTTATTGTGGCATCAAAAACTGGgaattcagatgaaagtttttcAGTTAATCCTGTTGCAAATCTACTTCAAAAACCTAGCGTACAGGAGCTTAACAACCACCATGCACTACTTGATGACGGTAGAACATTGCTTGATACCGGTATCATAGCGGTTAGAGGTAAAGCTTGGGAAGATCTTGCTACGCTTTCGTGTTTGAGCCAACCGTTCATCTCACAACTGCTGAATACTAGAAAAGAG ATGAGTTTATATGAAGACCTTGTAGCCGCATGGGTACCAGCAAAGCACGAATGGTTAAAATCAAGACCTTTGGGTGAAGAACTTGTGAGAAGATTGGGGAAACAAACCATGTATAGCTATTGTGCTT ATGATCTGTTGTTCTTGCACTTTGGAACATCAAGTGAAGTTTTAGATCACTTAAGTGGGACCGGTTCAGGACTTGTGGGCCGAAGGCATCTCTGTTCCGTTCCCGCAACGACGATGTCCGATATTGCATCATCTGCTATTATAATTTCTAGCAAAGTTTCACCCGATGTATCAATCGGTGATAATTCTCTCGTATACGATTCATCAATTTCAAGTGGAGTACAAATCGGTTCCCTATCTGTGGTAGTTGGTGTTAATTTACCTGAGAAAACGGATAAATTTCTTCTTCCTGATCGGCATTGTCTTTGGGAGGTACCTTTAATCGGCTGTACTGAACGGGTGATCGTGTATTGTGGTCTTCACGATAATCCCAAAATTCCCGTTTCGGAAAACGGTACGTTTTGTGGAAAACCATGGGAGAAGGTTCTAGAAGATCTCGGAATTTACGAAAATGATTTATGGAGTTCTCGAGAAATGTGTTTATGGAATGCGAAACTTTTTCCGGTTCTTCCGTATTTTGATATGCTTCGTCTTGCAAACTGGCTTATGGGGCTAGAAAATAACGAGGAAAACGAAGGGTTTTATAATTTATGGAAAATGTCTAAACGGGTCAGCTTAGAGGAGTTGCATAGATCGATTGACTTCCCGCAAATGTGTTTAATTTCCAGTAATCATCAAGCGGATCTTGCGGCTAAAATTGCTAAAGCGTGTCTTACGTTTGGTTTGCTTGGGAGAAATTTATCGCAGTTGTGTCAAGAGATTTTGCAAATGGAAGATTCCGGAGAGAAAATATGTACAAATTTTTTGGAATTGTGTCCGAATCTACAGACGAAAAATTCCAAAATTGTCCCTAAAAGCCGAGCATACCAGGTGCAGGTTGATCTTCTACATGCATGTGGTAATCGTGAAAAGGCGATCGAAGTTGAACACCAAGTATGGGCTGCTGTTGCCGATGAAACCGCTTCAGCAGTCAGATATGGTTTTAAAG AGCATCTCTTTCAATCCCCCAATCAGACATCATCTAACGGAAATGGGAGCAATAATGTGGGTCAAAGTCAAACTTTCTTCCACAAAAAAGTCAAAGTTGAGTTACCTGTTCGAGTCGACTTTGTCGGTGGTTGGAGTGATACTCCACCATGGAGCTTAGAACGTGCTGGATGTGTTCTCAATATGGCGATAACTTTGGACGATTCTCTCCCTATTGGAACGGTTATAGAAACTACGCAAACGCCTGGATTATTAATTACCGATGATGCTTCAAATGAGCTATATATAAAAGATATTTCCTCTATTGCGGCCCCATTTGACGATAATGACCCGTTTCGGTTAGTCAAGTCTGCTTTACTTGTTACGGGCGTTGTTCATGATAAGAACATGGGTCCGGATACCTCCATGGGTTTACGGGTCAAAACATGGGCCAGGATTCCTCGTGGAAGTGGGCTGGGGACTTCTAGCATTTTATCTGCAGCTGTTGTGAAAGGGCTTCTTCGTCTTTTTGATGGAGATGAAAGTAATGAAAACGTTGCTAGACTTGTGTTGGTACTTGAACAGATAATGGGCACTGGTGGTGGCTGGCAGGATCAAATTGGCGGTTTATACCCCGGTATAAAATTTACCACCAGTTTTCCAGGAATACCCCTGCGTCTTCAAGTTATTCCGCTTTTGGCTTCTCCTAGATTAGTTACTGAGCTGCAGGAACGGCTGCTTGTTGTTTTTACTGGTCAG GTTCGGCTTGCACACCAAGTACTCCAAAAGGTTGTAGCTCGATATCTCCAAAGGGATAATCTTCTTATATCAAGCATCAAACGTCTTGCTGAGCTGGCAAAAACCGGGAGGGAAGCTTTAATGAACTGCCACATAGACGAACTTGGGGAGATAATGATGGAGACTTGGAGGTTGCACCAAGAGCTTGATCCCCACTGCAGTAACCAGTTTGTTGATAGCCTTTTTGCTTTCGCTGACCGTTATTGTTGCGGGTACAAGCTTGTTGGTGCTGGGGGTGGAGGTTTTGCACTACTACTAGCTAAAAATGTCGAAAATGCCCTCCGATTGAAACGTGCGCTTGAAGGAAACCGTGAGTTTGATGTTAAGGTTTATAATTGGAGTGTATGTTTAGATACGTAG
- the LOC110937555 gene encoding bifunctional fucokinase/fucose pyrophosphorylase isoform X3, translating into MPSESSETEVSASMIDFLKKQHILLLHAGGDSKRVPWANPMGKVFLPLPYLAADDPDGPVPLLFDHILAISSCARQAYKNEGGLFIMTGDVLPCFDASSMVLPEDTACIITVPITLDIASNHGVIVASKTGNSDESFSVNPVANLLQKPSVQELNNHHALLDDGRTLLDTGIIAVRGKAWEDLATLSCLSQPFISQLLNTRKEMSLYEDLVAAWVPAKHEWLKSRPLGEELVRRLGKQTMYSYCAYDLLFLHFGTSSEVLDHLSGTGSGLVGRRHLCSVPATTMSDIASSAIIISSKVSPDVSIGDNSLVYDSSISSGVQIGSLSVVVGVNLPEKTDKFLLPDRHCLWEVPLIGCTERVIVYCGLHDNPKIPVSENGTFCGKPWEKVLEDLGIYENDLWSSREMCLWNAKLFPVLPYFDMLRLANWLMGLENNEENEGFYNLWKMSKRVSLEELHRSIDFPQMCLISSNHQADLAAKIAKACLTFGLLGRNLSQLCQEILQMEDSGEKICTNFLELCPNLQTKNSKIVPKSRAYQVQVDLLHACGNREKAIEVEHQVWAAVADETASAVRYGFKEHLFQSPNQTSSNGNGSNNVGQSQTFFHKKVKVELPVRVDFVGGWSDTPPWSLERAGCVLNMAITLDDSLPIGTVIETTQTPGLLITDDASNELYIKDISSIAAPFDDNDPFRLVKSALLVTGVVHDKNMGPDTSMGLRVKTWARIPRGSGLGTSSILSAAVVKGLLRLFDGDESNENVARLVLVLEQIMGTGGGWQDQIGGLYPGIKFTTSFPGIPLRLQVIPLLASPRLVTELQERLLVVFTGQVRLAHQVLQKVVARYLQRDNLLISSIKRLAELAKTGREALMNCHIDELGEIMMETWRLHQELDPHCSNQFVDSLFAFADRYCCGYKLVGAGGGGFALLLAKNVENALRLKRALEGNREFDVKVYNWSVCLDT; encoded by the exons ATGCCCAGTGAAAGCTCCGAGACTGAAGTTTCCGCATCGATGATTGACTTTCTAAAAAAACAACATATATTACTGCTGCATGCAGGTGGTGACTCTAAGCGGGTCCCATGGGCAAATCCTATGGGGAAAGTCTTCTTGCCGCTTCCATATCTTGCAGCTGATGACCCCGATGGACCCGTACCCTTGCTTTTTGATCATATACTTGCAATATCTTCCTGTGCTAGACAAGCTTATAAAAATGAAG GTGGGCTGTTCATCATGACTGGTGATGTGCTTCCATGTTTTGATGCATCTTCTATGGTTCTACCGGAAGATACCGCCTGCATCATCACGGTCCCCATCACTCTCGATATCGCTTCCAATCATGGTGTTATTGTGGCATCAAAAACTGGgaattcagatgaaagtttttcAGTTAATCCTGTTGCAAATCTACTTCAAAAACCTAGCGTACAGGAGCTTAACAACCACCATGCACTACTTGATGACGGTAGAACATTGCTTGATACCGGTATCATAGCGGTTAGAGGTAAAGCTTGGGAAGATCTTGCTACGCTTTCGTGTTTGAGCCAACCGTTCATCTCACAACTGCTGAATACTAGAAAAGAG ATGAGTTTATATGAAGACCTTGTAGCCGCATGGGTACCAGCAAAGCACGAATGGTTAAAATCAAGACCTTTGGGTGAAGAACTTGTGAGAAGATTGGGGAAACAAACCATGTATAGCTATTGTGCTT ATGATCTGTTGTTCTTGCACTTTGGAACATCAAGTGAAGTTTTAGATCACTTAAGTGGGACCGGTTCAGGACTTGTGGGCCGAAGGCATCTCTGTTCCGTTCCCGCAACGACGATGTCCGATATTGCATCATCTGCTATTATAATTTCTAGCAAAGTTTCACCCGATGTATCAATCGGTGATAATTCTCTCGTATACGATTCATCAATTTCAAGTGGAGTACAAATCGGTTCCCTATCTGTGGTAGTTGGTGTTAATTTACCTGAGAAAACGGATAAATTTCTTCTTCCTGATCGGCATTGTCTTTGGGAGGTACCTTTAATCGGCTGTACTGAACGGGTGATCGTGTATTGTGGTCTTCACGATAATCCCAAAATTCCCGTTTCGGAAAACGGTACGTTTTGTGGAAAACCATGGGAGAAGGTTCTAGAAGATCTCGGAATTTACGAAAATGATTTATGGAGTTCTCGAGAAATGTGTTTATGGAATGCGAAACTTTTTCCGGTTCTTCCGTATTTTGATATGCTTCGTCTTGCAAACTGGCTTATGGGGCTAGAAAATAACGAGGAAAACGAAGGGTTTTATAATTTATGGAAAATGTCTAAACGGGTCAGCTTAGAGGAGTTGCATAGATCGATTGACTTCCCGCAAATGTGTTTAATTTCCAGTAATCATCAAGCGGATCTTGCGGCTAAAATTGCTAAAGCGTGTCTTACGTTTGGTTTGCTTGGGAGAAATTTATCGCAGTTGTGTCAAGAGATTTTGCAAATGGAAGATTCCGGAGAGAAAATATGTACAAATTTTTTGGAATTGTGTCCGAATCTACAGACGAAAAATTCCAAAATTGTCCCTAAAAGCCGAGCATACCAGGTGCAGGTTGATCTTCTACATGCATGTGGTAATCGTGAAAAGGCGATCGAAGTTGAACACCAAGTATGGGCTGCTGTTGCCGATGAAACCGCTTCAGCAGTCAGATATGGTTTTAAAG AGCATCTCTTTCAATCCCCCAATCAGACATCATCTAACGGAAATGGGAGCAATAATGTGGGTCAAAGTCAAACTTTCTTCCACAAAAAAGTCAAAGTTGAGTTACCTGTTCGAGTCGACTTTGTCGGTGGTTGGAGTGATACTCCACCATGGAGCTTAGAACGTGCTGGATGTGTTCTCAATATGGCGATAACTTTGGACGATTCTCTCCCTATTGGAACGGTTATAGAAACTACGCAAACGCCTGGATTATTAATTACCGATGATGCTTCAAATGAGCTATATATAAAAGATATTTCCTCTATTGCGGCCCCATTTGACGATAATGACCCGTTTCGGTTAGTCAAGTCTGCTTTACTTGTTACGGGCGTTGTTCATGATAAGAACATGGGTCCGGATACCTCCATGGGTTTACGGGTCAAAACATGGGCCAGGATTCCTCGTGGAAGTGGGCTGGGGACTTCTAGCATTTTATCTGCAGCTGTTGTGAAAGGGCTTCTTCGTCTTTTTGATGGAGATGAAAGTAATGAAAACGTTGCTAGACTTGTGTTGGTACTTGAACAGATAATGGGCACTGGTGGTGGCTGGCAGGATCAAATTGGCGGTTTATACCCCGGTATAAAATTTACCACCAGTTTTCCAGGAATACCCCTGCGTCTTCAAGTTATTCCGCTTTTGGCTTCTCCTAGATTAGTTACTGAGCTGCAGGAACGGCTGCTTGTTGTTTTTACTGGTCAG GTTCGGCTTGCACACCAAGTACTCCAAAAGGTTGTAGCTCGATATCTCCAAAGGGATAATCTTCTTATATCAAGCATCAAACGTCTTGCTGAGCTGGCAAAAACCGGGAGGGAAGCTTTAATGAACTGCCACATAGACGAACTTGGGGAGATAATGATGGAGACTTGGAGGTTGCACCAAGAGCTTGATCCCCACTGCAGTAACCAGTTTGTTGATAGCCTTTTTGCTTTCGCTGACCGTTATTGTTGCGGGTACAAGCTTGTTGGTGCTGGGGGTGGAGGTTTTGCACTACTACTAGCTAAAAATGTCGAAAATGCCCTCCGATTGAAACGTGCGCTTGAAGGAAACCGTGAGTTTGATGTTAAGGTTTATAATTGGAGTGTATGTTTAGATACGTAG
- the LOC110937557 gene encoding uncharacterized protein LOC110937557: MGFLSNRVERSEIKAGDHIYTYRAVFAYSHHGIYVGGNKVVHFTHFRSDDGETSWNINTPSESYDEMTKIPLSCSKYPDCGFRQPKSGVVLSCLDCFLRDGALYAFEYAVNPTVFIAKVRGGTCTTATSDDPDTVIHRAMYLLQTGFGNYDVFQNNCEDFALYCKTGILTVDKLGIGRSGQASSVIGAPLAALLSSPLKLLIPSPVGIATVTAGMYCMSRYATDIGVRTDVVKVAVEDLAVNLSWMDGLKEAFDNNEASSSNDNKVKKSS, translated from the exons ATGGGGTTTCTTTCCAACAGAGTTGAAAGAAGTGAGATCAAAGCAGGCGATCATATCTACACTTACAGAGCTGTCTTTGCTTACTCTCATCAtg GGATATATGTTGGAGGTAATAAAGTGGTTCATTTCACCCATTTTAGATCTGATGATGGTGAGACTAGTTGGAACATCAACACTCCCTCCGAATCATATgatgaaatgactaaaatacccttgtcgTGTTCCAAGTATCCGGACTGTGGTTTCCGACAACCTAAAAGTGGAGTTGTTCTGTCCTGTTTGGACTGTTTTTTAAGGGATGGTGCTCTCTACGCCTTTGAGTACGCTGTAAACCCGACTGTTTTTATCGCGAAAGTACGAGGTGGCACTTGCACGACCGCCACATCAGACGACCCCGACACTGTCATCCACCGAGCGATGTATCTGCTTCAAACCGGATTTGGGAACTACGATGTGTTTCAGAACAACTGTGAGGATTTCGCTTTGTACTGCAAGACTGGGATACTGACAGTCGATAAGTTGGGAATCGGAAGAAGTGGACAGGCTTCTTCGGTGATCGGTGCACCGTTAGCGGCTCTTCTGTCGTCCCCTTTGAAGTTGTTGATCCCGAGCCCTGTGGGTATCGCTACGGTGACAGCTGGCATGTATTGCATGAGCAGATACGCTACGGATATTGGAGTTAGAACCGATGTTGTCAAAGTTGCTGTCGAGGATTTGGCTGTGAATCTTTCCTGGATGGATGGTTTAAAAGAAGCGTTTGACAATAACGAAGCTTCAAGTTCGAACGATAATAAGGTAAAGAAATCATCTTGA